One Ensifer adhaerens genomic window, CCGTTGACCGATCGGCTCGACTATCTTTGCCCTCCCTCGAACAATCTGGCCTTCGCGCTCGCGGTGGAGAAGCTGCTCGGCATCGAGGCCCCGATCCGGGCGCAATACATCCGCGTGATGATGGCGGAGCTCGCGCGCATCTCCGGCCATCTGCTGATCACCGGCGCACTGCCGATGGATCTCGGCGCCATGACTGCGCTGCTTTACGTCATGCGCGAGCGTGAAATGATCATGGATCTCCTCGAAATGGTCACCGGTGCACGCATGCACACGTCCTTCTGCCGGGTTGGTGGGGTGCGCGAGGATCTGCCCGACGGCTTCATCCCGAAGATCAGGGAATTTTGCGAGATCTTTCCGAACCGGATCCGCGACTACGAGCGGCTGCTCGAGAACAATCGGGTGTTCCTCAACCGCACCCAGGGGATCGGCGTGATCGCGGCCGAAGACGCCATAGATCTCGGCCTGAGCGGTCCGAACCTGCGGGCTTCCGGCGTCGACTGGGATATCCGCCGTGACGAGCCCTACGAGATCTACGACCGGCTCGATTTCAATGTCATCACGCGCAACGAAGGCGATTGTTATGCGCGTTGGCGGTGCCGGGTCGATGAGATGCGCGAAAGCATCCGTATCATCGAACAATGCATCGACCAGATGCCTGAGGGCCCGTTCCAGGTCGATATGCCGACGATCGCATTCCCCGTCGACAAGGAGCGCGTCCATTGCTCGATGGAGGCGTTGATCCAGCACTTCGATTTATCGGCCTACGGCTTCAGCGTGCCGAAGGGCGAGGTCTATTCGGCAATCGAGGCACCCAAGGGTGAACTCGGCTTCTACATCATCAGCGACGGATCGCCGAAACCGTTCCGCATGAAGGTCAGGGCACCCTCGTTCGTCAACCTTCAAGGAGTCTTCGGCGCCACGAACGCGCGCTATCTGGCGGACATGATCGCGGTGCTCGGCAGCCTCGATCCTGTGATGGCGGAGGTGGACAAGTAACGGAGATTTGGACGTGATGACGATGCGCGAAAAGATCGAACAGGCGGCGGAGCGGTATCCCGACCAGCGCTCGGCGATCATGCCCGCGCTTCTGATCGCGCAGAGTGAGCATGGCCATCTGCCCGGGCCGGTGCTGGAAGAGGTTGCCGATATCCTCGGCGTCGAGCGGATCTGGGTCTACGAACTGGCAACCTTCTACACCCTCTTCCATACCGAGCCGGTGGGGATGTTCCATCTGCAACTCTGCGACAATGTCTCCTGCATGCTGCGGCGGTCCGAAGACCTGCTGAAGCATCTCGAAGAAGTCCTCGCGATCAGGAAGGGCGTAACGACGGGAGACGGTCTGTTCACGCTCTCGACCGTCGAATGCCTCGGCGCCTGTGAGATGGCCCCGGTCATGCAGGTCGGCGACGACTATCACGGCAATCTCGACATAGAGCGGATCGATGCGCTCCTCGCCCGGTTGCGTGCGATGGTGCCGGACGCGGCGGCAGCCGCTCGCGCTGCCGCGGAACCATCGGGGAACTAGCGCCATGTTCGAACGGGTTCTTCTGAAGAACGTGGACGTGCCGGACGGACATCTCCTCTCCACCTATGAGGCCGGCGGCGGCTACCGAGCGCTTGCCAAAGCCCTCACGGAGTACACGCCCGACGAGATCATCGATCTCGTCAAGCGGTCGAACCTGCGTGGTCGCGGTGGGGCCGGGTTTCCGACGGGCATGAAGTGGAGTTTCGTGCCTAAGCGGGCAGACAAGCCGAAGTATCTGTGTTGCAACGCCGACGAAGGGGAGCCTGGCACGTTCAAGGACCGCATCGTCATGGAGCGCGACCCGCATCAACTGATCGAGGGCATCGCGATCAGTGCCTATGCGATCGGGGCGGCGGTCGCCTATGTCTACATTCGCGGAGAGTATGTGCTGGCGATCCGGAGGCTGGAACAGGCGATCGCGGAGGCAAAGGCCAAAGGGTATCTCGGAGCACGCATACTGGGATCAGACTTCAATTTCATCGTGCACGTTCATTGCGGCGCGGGCGCCTATATTTGCGGCGAGGAAACCGCAATGCTCGACTCGCTTGAGGGCAAGAGGGCACAGCCGCGCCTGAAACCGCCGTTTCCGGCCGTTGCCGGGCTCTATGCCAGTCCGACGGTCATCAACAATGTCGAGACGCTGGTCTGCGTGCCGCATATCGTGGCACGAGGCGCCGACTGGTTCCGCAGTATCGGGCCGGAGAAGAGCCCCGGCCCGAAGCTCTATTGCGTCAGCGGGCAGGTGCGCAAACCCGGGCTTTATGAACTGCCGATGGGAATTCCGCTTCGCGAGCTCGTCGAGGACCATGCGGGCGGGCCGCCGCCCGGGCGCAAGATCAAGGCGGTAATCCCCGGTGGGGTTTCCGCGCCGGTGATTCCTGAGCGGGGCCTGGACGTCGGGATGGACTTTGACACGCTAGCCGCCGCGGGCACGATGCTGGGCTCGGCCGGGGTGATCGTCGTCGACGACGCGACCTGCATGGTCAGGGTCGCCACCCGCATCATCGAGTTCTTTCACCACGAATCCTGCGGCAAGTGCACGCCTTGCCGCGAGGGACTGAACTGGGTGGTGAAGGTGTTGCGCCGGATCGAAGCGGGCGAGGGGGCGGCCGGCGACATGGAGCAGTTGGACATGCTCTGCAAGGGCATTTTCGGCAACACGTTCTGTGCTTTGGGTGATGGCGCGGCGATGGGGTTGCGCGCTTCACTGGCGCATTTCCGCGAGGAGTTCGTCGCCCATATCGAGGAGCGGAGGTGTCCGTTCCACTAGAGCGGGATGAGGAAAATCATCCTGCTCCAACTTATGAGAACCGATCACGTCTATGATTTTGGGCCAGTCCAACTCCAAAACATCGTGATCTTGGGAGCACCCCGGCGCGGGCGAGTAAGTCATGGTGAGCGTTACGATCAACGGGCAAGTTCTGGAAGTCGAGGCGGGCTCTAGCGTGTTGCAGGCCGCGCGACAATTGGGTGTCGACGTTCCGACCTTCTGCTACCTGAAGCGCCTGCCGCCGCTTGCCTCCTGTCGCATGTGTCTCGTCGAGATCGAGGGGCTGCGGCGGTTGCAGCCGTCCTGCGCCACCGCGGTCACGGACGGCATGGTCGTGCGGACCAACACGACGCTGATCGATGAAACGCGTTCGTCCATGCTCGACATGCTGCTCGCCAACCACCCTCTCGACTGTCCGATCTGCGACAAGGGCGGCGAGTGCGAACTCCAGGACATGGTGATGGCCTATGGCCCGGGGAGGAGCCGCTTTCGTGATCCCAAACGCGTGTTTCACTCTCGCGACATTCGCCTGAGCCCGGTCGTGATCATGAACGTCAACCGCTGCATCCAGTGCCAGCGCTGCGTGCGGATGTGCGAGGAGGTCGTTGGCGCTGTCGCGCTCGGCACCGTCGAGAAAGGCATGGATACCGCCGTCACCGGCTTCGAGGGTAGTCTTGCCAGTTGCGACCAGTGCGGCAACTGCATCGAAGTATGCCCGGTCGGCGCGCTGATGAGCTTTCCCTACCGCTACAAGGCGCGGCCCTGGGATCTCGCCGAGACCGATACTGTCTGCCCGCACTGCGGCACCGGATGTCAGCTGACCGTCGGGGCCCGCAAGGGCGAGTTCATGCGGGTCCGCTCCAAGGAGGAGCACGGCGTCAACCGCGAGACGCTTTGTGCGCGTGGCCGGTTCGGCCTCGACTTCATCGAGGGGCATGATCGGGTCAAGCGGCCGATGATCCGTCGCGATGGCGCCTTGGTTGCAGTTTCCTGGGACGAAGCTGGAGACTATCTGCGCCGGCGGCTAACGGCGGTTGAAAGCAAGGCTGCTGGCGGCGTTGTCTCGCCGCGCCTGCCAAACGAGGTGCTTTATCAGTTCCAGAAACTCATGCGCACGGTCTTTCGGACCAACAACATCGACTGTTCGTCGCGCTGGTCCACCCCCTTCGATACGCTTGCCCCGCTGATGGCGAGCTACAGTCGTGCGCCTTTGAAGGAGGTACTCGGCGTCGATTGCGTGCTTGTCATCGGTGGCAACGTGACCGAGGAAAACCCGGTTACCGAATATCTGCTGCGGGACGCGGCGCGGCGGCGCGGCACCGGATTGCTCATGCTAGCGACGCGGCCTTCCCGTCTTGACGCCGATGCGGAGGCTGTGGTTCGCATACCGCCAGGCGGCGAGGCCACGAGCATTGCGGCCGTGGTCACCGGGCTTGTTATGGCCGCCGGCGAGAGGCTATCGGGCAACACTCTTGCAGAACTCGGAGCCATTGGCGCCAAGCCCGCGAGCGGTGACGAACCGGATCGTCTGGGCGCTGCGCTTGACGAAGCTAGCACGGTCGCCCTGCTCGTCAGTGTCGACCTCCTGAGGTCCTCTGAAGCGCGCGCGACATTGCAGCAACTCAGCAACCTGCTGCAACTTCTCCGTCTCCTCGGCAAAAGCCCGGCATTGCAGATCCTCTTTGACCGCGCCAACCAAATGGGCGCCTGGGATATGGGGGCCGTATCGGGTGCCTTGCCAGGGCTGCAGGCGGTGGCCGACGATAAGAAGCGCGCCGCACTTGCCCGGAACTGGGGCGCCGAAATCCAACATCAGCCGGGTGCCAATCTCGACGCGATGCTGGATCTCTGCATCGCTGGGCAAATGGGCGCGCTCTACCTTGTCGGGACGGACCCTCTAATCTCCTATCCGGACAGGGAGTTTATGGCCCGGGCCCTTGGTTCCGTCGATCTGCTGATCGTGCAGGACAGTTTCCTTACGGAGACGGCAGGCCTCGCCGACGTTGTCTTGCCGGCGTCGGGCTACGGCGAAGAGCCTGGCAGCTTCACCAACAACGAGGGGCGCGTCCAGCAGGTCTGCAAGTTCCGGGAACCCGTTTTCGAGGCGAGAGGCAACCTTGCGATCTTCGATCTTGTCGCGACTTTGCGCGGTCAAACATTGCAGCCTTCGACGCATGTCGAGATTTTCGATGAGATCGCTCGGCTGCTGCCGGCCTATCAGGCACTGAGTTGGGCCGGACTTGGCGCCGACGGCGCCTTCACGAAGGCAGACCCGACACCATCGGCGGTTGCCTTTTATCCCCCGCCAACTGGTTCGCAGTCGCATGACGGGCTGATGCTCATCACCGGCAACTGCCTGTTCCACAACGGCTATCTTTCGGAGCGCTCGGAAATCCTGAACACGGTCGCCAACGACCCCTATGTCGCGATGAACGCCGAAGATGCTGCAGAGCTTGGCATATCAGATGGTGACCAGGTGGTCGTAACTTCATCCCGCGGTGAACTGGTGGCGCAGCTCAGGGTCGAGAAGTTGTTTCCGACGGGCCTCGTCTTCGTTCCCGAAAACTATCGGTCCCTGCGCCTCAACAGCCTGATGCGGCGGGGCGAATACCCGTGTCCCGTCAATGTTAAGAAAGCGCAGACCACCCACCAAGCCGCGGGCGCGAACCGGGTCTGGCGTGGAGTTTGAGGCTGCGGCGCGCGCCCGCGGGGCCAACTGCGTGTTTCCTTCAATGGTAGCCGATGAAGGACAAAAACATGCAGCAATTCATAGTGCTACAGCGACCTTTGCGCGTCTGATAAGACGCGCGGCGCTGTAGGATCCCGACCCGGTCGGCGTGAGCTTCATCAGTGGTAACCGGCGCCAGCGATGTATTCGTGTAGGTGTCGCTCGGTGCGCTGTGCCTCATCGAGCCGATGCTTGACGACGTCGCCGATGCTGACGACGCCGACAATGGCCTCGTCCTCAATGACCAGGACATGGCGCGTGCGTCGCTGCGTCATGATCGACATCACCAAGGGCAGCCCATCGACAGCCGAACAGACGGCCACGTTGCGGTTCATGATATCGGCAACCGGCATCAGTGCTGCCTCGGGTCCGTATTCCGCAAGCGCGTTGCAGCAATCCCGCTCCGACAGCGTGCCGAGATACCTTCCGGGCGCGTGGCTGACGACCACGAAACCGATATTGTTGTCACGAAAGAGCCGCAGGATCTCCACCATCGTCTGGTCGGGAGCGACTGCGATCACTCCAGCACCCTTGTCCTTCACGATTTCACCGACAAACATTTCACCCTCCTATCTGCGCGCGCCGGTTCAATCGCTGCTCCTCACGTTCGCCGGATGTTGCGCCACCAGTTGTACCCATGCGGATCGTTTGTCTCGACCAGCACGTCCTGTTCTGTCTTCAGGCGTGCGGTGACGACGCCACCGCCGGTCATTGCCTTTCCAGGTTTGCCAAGCAGATCGTCACGTCCGATCACCAGGTCACGTGACGAGTAACTCGAGAATTCATACTGCTGGCCGAGTGCGATGGCGTCCGCCGGGCAGGCGTCCTCGCACAGGCCGCAGAACAGGCACCGGGCCGTGTCTATTTCGAATTTTGCCGGGTGACGGTTGCCGTTTTCGTCCTCATAGGGGACGACTTCGATGCAATCGCAAGGGCAGATGCGCGCGCAAAGTTCGCACGCGACGCACTTGATTTCGCCCTCTTCGTCCCGTTTCAGGAAGTGATGCCCGCGATAGCGCGAGTAGGGGAGCCATTTCTCCTTGTCCGGATACTGCATGGTGACGGGCTTGGAGAACATATAGCCAAAGGTCAGCGCAAAGGCGTTTGCCAGATCGGCAAAAAGCGCCCAGCCGATCCATGTTCCAGCTCTGTCGAGTACGCGTGACATCGTCGCGCCGTTCTACAGCGGTGTGCGTCTATTCCAACGCGGGAGGGTCGCTGTAGTCCCTT contains:
- the nuoE gene encoding NADH-quinone oxidoreductase subunit NuoE translates to MTMREKIEQAAERYPDQRSAIMPALLIAQSEHGHLPGPVLEEVADILGVERIWVYELATFYTLFHTEPVGMFHLQLCDNVSCMLRRSEDLLKHLEEVLAIRKGVTTGDGLFTLSTVECLGACEMAPVMQVGDDYHGNLDIERIDALLARLRAMVPDAAAAARAAAEPSGN
- the nuoF gene encoding NADH-quinone oxidoreductase subunit NuoF → MFERVLLKNVDVPDGHLLSTYEAGGGYRALAKALTEYTPDEIIDLVKRSNLRGRGGAGFPTGMKWSFVPKRADKPKYLCCNADEGEPGTFKDRIVMERDPHQLIEGIAISAYAIGAAVAYVYIRGEYVLAIRRLEQAIAEAKAKGYLGARILGSDFNFIVHVHCGAGAYICGEETAMLDSLEGKRAQPRLKPPFPAVAGLYASPTVINNVETLVCVPHIVARGADWFRSIGPEKSPGPKLYCVSGQVRKPGLYELPMGIPLRELVEDHAGGPPPGRKIKAVIPGGVSAPVIPERGLDVGMDFDTLAAAGTMLGSAGVIVVDDATCMVRVATRIIEFFHHESCGKCTPCREGLNWVVKVLRRIEAGEGAAGDMEQLDMLCKGIFGNTFCALGDGAAMGLRASLAHFREEFVAHIEERRCPFH
- the nuoG gene encoding NADH-quinone oxidoreductase subunit NuoG, which encodes MVSVTINGQVLEVEAGSSVLQAARQLGVDVPTFCYLKRLPPLASCRMCLVEIEGLRRLQPSCATAVTDGMVVRTNTTLIDETRSSMLDMLLANHPLDCPICDKGGECELQDMVMAYGPGRSRFRDPKRVFHSRDIRLSPVVIMNVNRCIQCQRCVRMCEEVVGAVALGTVEKGMDTAVTGFEGSLASCDQCGNCIEVCPVGALMSFPYRYKARPWDLAETDTVCPHCGTGCQLTVGARKGEFMRVRSKEEHGVNRETLCARGRFGLDFIEGHDRVKRPMIRRDGALVAVSWDEAGDYLRRRLTAVESKAAGGVVSPRLPNEVLYQFQKLMRTVFRTNNIDCSSRWSTPFDTLAPLMASYSRAPLKEVLGVDCVLVIGGNVTEENPVTEYLLRDAARRRGTGLLMLATRPSRLDADAEAVVRIPPGGEATSIAAVVTGLVMAAGERLSGNTLAELGAIGAKPASGDEPDRLGAALDEASTVALLVSVDLLRSSEARATLQQLSNLLQLLRLLGKSPALQILFDRANQMGAWDMGAVSGALPGLQAVADDKKRAALARNWGAEIQHQPGANLDAMLDLCIAGQMGALYLVGTDPLISYPDREFMARALGSVDLLIVQDSFLTETAGLADVVLPASGYGEEPGSFTNNEGRVQQVCKFREPVFEARGNLAIFDLVATLRGQTLQPSTHVEIFDEIARLLPAYQALSWAGLGADGAFTKADPTPSAVAFYPPPTGSQSHDGLMLITGNCLFHNGYLSERSEILNTVANDPYVAMNAEDAAELGISDGDQVVVTSSRGELVAQLRVEKLFPTGLVFVPENYRSLRLNSLMRRGEYPCPVNVKKAQTTHQAAGANRVWRGV
- a CDS encoding CBS domain-containing protein, with translation MFVGEIVKDKGAGVIAVAPDQTMVEILRLFRDNNIGFVVVSHAPGRYLGTLSERDCCNALAEYGPEAALMPVADIMNRNVAVCSAVDGLPLVMSIMTQRRTRHVLVIEDEAIVGVVSIGDVVKHRLDEAQRTERHLHEYIAGAGYH
- the nuoD gene encoding NADH dehydrogenase (quinone) subunit D — translated: MTEVTELTRPEGEALNSKEVLLNLGPQHPSTHGVLRLVLQLDGEYVERVDPHIGYLHRGTEKLAESFTYTQIFPLTDRLDYLCPPSNNLAFALAVEKLLGIEAPIRAQYIRVMMAELARISGHLLITGALPMDLGAMTALLYVMREREMIMDLLEMVTGARMHTSFCRVGGVREDLPDGFIPKIREFCEIFPNRIRDYERLLENNRVFLNRTQGIGVIAAEDAIDLGLSGPNLRASGVDWDIRRDEPYEIYDRLDFNVITRNEGDCYARWRCRVDEMRESIRIIEQCIDQMPEGPFQVDMPTIAFPVDKERVHCSMEALIQHFDLSAYGFSVPKGEVYSAIEAPKGELGFYIISDGSPKPFRMKVRAPSFVNLQGVFGATNARYLADMIAVLGSLDPVMAEVDK
- a CDS encoding NADH-quinone oxidoreductase subunit I, with amino-acid sequence MSRVLDRAGTWIGWALFADLANAFALTFGYMFSKPVTMQYPDKEKWLPYSRYRGHHFLKRDEEGEIKCVACELCARICPCDCIEVVPYEDENGNRHPAKFEIDTARCLFCGLCEDACPADAIALGQQYEFSSYSSRDLVIGRDDLLGKPGKAMTGGGVVTARLKTEQDVLVETNDPHGYNWWRNIRRT